Proteins co-encoded in one Salvia splendens isolate huo1 chromosome 4, SspV2, whole genome shotgun sequence genomic window:
- the LOC121800088 gene encoding UDP-sugar pyrophosphorylase 1-like: MSCSKFRQSLMVMVMFIHFSIQLVFLKNGKFHLHWVSVPIKESHVNYLAVPRKAKEAIGGITKLTHKDGRSMVINETGYSPFPGNIN; encoded by the exons ATGTCATGTTCAAAATTCAG GCAAAGCCTCATGGTCATGGTGATGTTCATTCACTTCTCTATTCAACTGGTCTTCTTAAAGAATG GCAAGTTCCATCTGCATTGGGTGTCAGTGCCCATCAAAGAGTCCCATGTTAACTATCTTGCAGTTCCCAGGAAAGCCAAGGAAGCTATTGGAGGAATTACTAAGCTCACTCATAAAGATG GGAGGTCAATGGTGATCAATGAAACAGGATATTCTCCATTTCCAGGCaatataaattaa